The proteins below come from a single Kosakonia sp. SMBL-WEM22 genomic window:
- a CDS encoding SMI1/KNR4 family protein, with product MAKLTETSPAVSAEELKKIEESLGVSFPETLKSLWLVTNGGILADKRRVYQSTHYENDIKYFLPVLHVKDAGLLTVDDYYQTLVFDKKILPANFIPFAIDGGGFPYCVGADDGAVYFW from the coding sequence ATGGCTAAATTGACAGAAACATCGCCTGCGGTCTCTGCTGAAGAGCTAAAAAAAATTGAAGAGTCATTAGGAGTTTCTTTCCCCGAAACCTTAAAGTCTCTATGGCTCGTTACCAATGGTGGAATACTGGCAGATAAACGACGCGTTTATCAAAGCACGCATTACGAAAATGATATTAAATACTTCCTGCCTGTTTTACATGTAAAAGACGCTGGGTTATTAACAGTGGATGACTATTATCAAACGTTAGTCTTCGACAAAAAAATCCTGCCCGCGAATTTTATTCCATTCGCAATTGACGGAGGTGGGTTCCCATATTGTGTTGGCGCTGATGACGGAGCGGTGTATTTTTGGTGA
- a CDS encoding HNH endonuclease, which yields MNLYNYALNPIVWIDPLGLALSGVDFSGSPSLYPLTGSQRNIVEVTLQGAKARDFAEAYKLAGISEADAKDYTWHHVDDFDPETGKSTMQLVTTEACKASFPHKGSVFQFEKHFSVKYGSPEAIKVAHSKGWLRGRIPKHCQ from the coding sequence TTGAATTTATACAACTACGCGCTTAATCCTATAGTATGGATAGATCCTCTGGGTCTGGCATTAAGTGGTGTAGATTTCAGCGGAAGTCCATCTCTCTATCCATTAACGGGTTCACAACGCAATATTGTTGAAGTCACACTTCAGGGGGCAAAGGCAAGAGATTTCGCAGAAGCTTACAAATTAGCAGGTATAAGTGAAGCTGATGCGAAAGACTATACATGGCATCACGTTGACGATTTTGATCCAGAAACAGGCAAATCAACAATGCAATTAGTTACTACTGAAGCATGTAAAGCCTCTTTCCCGCATAAAGGTTCAGTATTCCAATTTGAAAAACATTTTAGTGTGAAGTATGGCTCACCTGAAGCAATAAAAGTAGCACATAGTAAAGGTTGGCTGAGAGGCCGTATCCCTAAACATTGCCAATAG